A stretch of the Candidatus Hydrogenedentota bacterium genome encodes the following:
- a CDS encoding DUF1080 domain-containing protein, whose protein sequence is MGILCSLCMAGIAEEAAIADLPKAGIDGNGPGWRALTEADFVNVNCAPDTWSFKDGMIQCTGTPVGVMRTKNKVTNFELVVQWRHLKSAGNSGVFVWVTDESLKDLPPNKLPHGVEVQVLDHGYKEKYEKETGKKGDWFSTNGDVFPVGNTKMTPFPPLSPDGSRSFPRKELAKGAGEWNHYYVRAINGEVRLWVNGEEVSGGTNTTPSTGYLALESEGSPIEFKNLRIRELP, encoded by the coding sequence ATGGGAATCTTGTGTTCGCTGTGTATGGCGGGCATCGCCGAGGAAGCAGCGATCGCCGATCTGCCCAAGGCCGGTATTGACGGCAATGGCCCGGGGTGGCGCGCACTAACGGAGGCGGATTTTGTAAACGTGAACTGCGCGCCGGACACATGGTCGTTCAAGGACGGCATGATTCAATGTACCGGCACGCCGGTGGGCGTCATGCGAACGAAAAACAAAGTCACCAATTTTGAGTTGGTTGTCCAATGGCGTCACCTGAAATCGGCGGGCAACTCCGGCGTTTTTGTGTGGGTGACGGACGAATCGCTGAAGGACCTGCCGCCGAACAAGCTGCCGCACGGCGTGGAAGTCCAGGTACTCGATCACGGGTACAAAGAGAAATACGAGAAAGAAACCGGCAAGAAGGGCGACTGGTTTTCCACCAATGGCGACGTGTTCCCGGTGGGCAATACGAAGATGACGCCGTTTCCGCCGCTATCGCCGGATGGTTCGCGCAGTTTTCCGCGCAAGGAACTGGCGAAAGGCGCCGGGGAATGGAACCACTATTACGTGCGGGCGATCAACGGCGAAGTGCGGTTGTGGGTGAACGGCGAAGAGGTTTCGGGCGGCACCAACACGACGCCGAGCACGGGCTATCTTGCGTTGGAATCCGAAGGTTCGCCGATCGAGTTCAAGAATCTGCGCATTCGCGAATTGCCATAA
- the cysC gene encoding adenylyl-sulfate kinase, whose amino-acid sequence MADQVKATNITWHHADITKADREKQNGHKAVVIWFTGLSGSGKSTLAHAVENALHDAGCRTYVLDGDNIRHGLNKNLGFSPEDREENIRRIGEVAALFTQAGVIALTAFISPYRADRDKARKIAGDGNFVEVYVQCSLETCEQRDTKGLYKKARAGEIKEFTGISAPYEEPENAELVVDTGAESLDESTEKVLAYLRGKGIVS is encoded by the coding sequence ATGGCAGATCAGGTAAAGGCCACGAACATCACGTGGCACCATGCAGACATCACGAAGGCCGACCGCGAGAAGCAAAATGGCCACAAAGCGGTCGTGATTTGGTTCACGGGACTGTCCGGTTCCGGCAAGTCCACCCTGGCTCACGCGGTCGAAAACGCCCTGCACGACGCGGGGTGCCGCACCTATGTCCTCGATGGCGACAATATACGGCATGGGTTGAACAAGAACCTCGGATTTTCGCCCGAAGACCGCGAAGAAAACATCCGCCGAATCGGCGAAGTCGCGGCCCTGTTCACGCAGGCGGGTGTTATCGCATTGACTGCGTTCATTTCGCCCTATCGCGCGGACCGCGACAAGGCGCGCAAAATCGCCGGAGACGGCAATTTTGTCGAGGTTTATGTGCAGTGCTCGCTGGAAACCTGCGAACAGCGCGATACAAAAGGCCTGTACAAGAAGGCACGCGCGGGCGAAATCAAGGAGTTTACCGGCATCAGCGCGCCGTACGAAGAGCCGGAGAATGCCGAGTTGGTCGTTGACACCGGCGCTGAAAGTCTTGACGAAAGCACGGAGAAAGTCCTCGCGTATCTACGCGGCAAGGGAATCGTCTCCTAG